One region of gamma proteobacterium HIMB55 genomic DNA includes:
- a CDS encoding glucose-6-phosphate 1-dehydrogenase (PFAM: Glucose-6-phosphate dehydrogenase, C-terminal domain; Glucose-6-phosphate dehydrogenase, NAD binding domain~TIGRFAM: glucose-6-phosphate 1-dehydrogenase), whose protein sequence is MAAVDLIIFGASGDLSARKLFPALFQLERLNLLEDDLRIAAVARTQQSLEDFLPVLKGKMSSYMGNDAPTEEEWASFTQRFSYVSVNFSEPDQYGELRDWLDDERVSLFYFATPPSLFAPICEHLSTTNCLAGDCRIVVEKPIGENLESSVKVNETLAKYFDEKAIYRIDHYLGKETVQNLLVLRFANSFINSQWDNTCIDHVQITVGEMVGIEGRWSYYDKVGQLRDMVQNHLMQLMCLVAMEPPNSLEAESIRDEKVKIVRALRRIDAQSVTEKVVRGQYINGWIRGTAVPGYLDEDGCEMDSSDTETYIAIKAHIDNWRWSGVPFYLRTGKRLPEKVTEIVIQYKSLPHNIFGTGANIPNKLVIRLQPNEGIELSMVSKKQSLKERMSLQSHLLDLDFREGSDLDRIPDAYERLFLDAIQGDQSLFVGREEIEESWRWCDQLIAACKEQQVPALPYQAGSWGPAKAEVLIEKDFRSWHV, encoded by the coding sequence ATGGCAGCTGTAGATCTAATTATTTTTGGTGCGTCCGGAGATCTTTCTGCGAGAAAGCTTTTTCCCGCATTGTTCCAGCTGGAGCGACTTAATCTTCTGGAAGACGATCTTCGCATTGCGGCCGTCGCGAGAACGCAGCAATCTCTCGAGGATTTTTTACCCGTTCTCAAGGGCAAGATGTCTTCCTACATGGGAAACGATGCACCCACTGAAGAAGAATGGGCGAGTTTCACACAGCGGTTTAGCTACGTATCAGTCAATTTCTCAGAGCCCGATCAATACGGCGAATTGAGAGATTGGCTCGATGATGAGCGCGTTAGCCTGTTTTACTTTGCAACACCGCCTTCGCTCTTTGCGCCTATCTGTGAGCACCTGAGCACCACTAACTGCCTCGCAGGTGACTGCAGAATCGTGGTCGAGAAGCCCATTGGTGAGAATCTCGAATCATCGGTCAAAGTGAATGAGACGCTCGCGAAGTACTTCGATGAAAAAGCAATCTACCGCATCGATCACTACCTCGGCAAAGAGACTGTTCAGAACCTCCTCGTCCTGCGGTTTGCCAACAGCTTCATCAACAGTCAGTGGGATAACACCTGCATTGACCACGTCCAAATCACCGTGGGCGAGATGGTGGGGATCGAAGGTCGCTGGTCTTATTACGATAAGGTCGGACAGCTGCGCGATATGGTGCAGAACCACCTCATGCAGCTCATGTGCTTGGTCGCCATGGAGCCACCAAACTCATTAGAAGCTGAAAGCATCCGTGATGAGAAAGTAAAGATTGTTCGCGCGCTTCGCCGAATTGATGCGCAGTCCGTCACTGAGAAAGTGGTGCGAGGCCAGTACATCAATGGATGGATACGCGGCACAGCGGTGCCCGGCTATCTGGATGAAGACGGCTGTGAGATGGATAGCAGTGATACTGAAACCTATATTGCTATCAAGGCGCACATTGATAACTGGCGCTGGTCTGGTGTTCCGTTCTATCTCCGAACGGGAAAACGGTTACCAGAGAAAGTGACCGAAATCGTGATTCAGTACAAAAGCCTGCCCCATAATATCTTCGGCACGGGCGCCAACATCCCGAACAAGCTTGTTATCCGCTTGCAGCCCAACGAGGGTATCGAGCTCAGCATGGTCTCCAAGAAGCAGAGCCTGAAAGAGCGCATGTCGCTCCAATCACACCTGCTGGATCTGGATTTCCGTGAAGGAAGCGATCTTGACCGTATTCCGGACGCCTACGAGCGTCTTTTCCTCGATGCTATTCAGGGTGATCAATCGCTCTTTGTGGGTCGTGAGGAAATCGAGGAAAGCTGGCGTTGGTGTGATCAACTCATTGCGGCGTGCAAAGAGCAGCAAGTGCCAGCACTGCCCTATCAAGCTGGTTCTTGGGGACCTGCCAAAGCAGAGGTATTGATCGAAAAAGACTTCCGGAGTTGGCATGTCTAA
- a CDS encoding Entner-Doudoroff aldolase (PFAM: KDPG and KHG aldolase~TIGRFAM: Entner-Doudoroff aldolase) has product MTASYDFLDTSPVIPVIAIEAIEHAVPLAEALVAGGIVNLEVTLRTQYGIDAIRLISEQVPGANVGVGTVCSAGEFDAAVDAGASFVVSPGQSDELFERALLTDVPFLPGAVTATEVMAAKSAGFTILKFFPAGTSGGAAAIKAFSGPFADIQFVPTGGIKPENAHEYLSLSNVRAVGGTWLTPTDLIKDGRWDEIEAIARQASSLNV; this is encoded by the coding sequence ATGACCGCTTCTTATGATTTTCTCGATACATCACCGGTGATTCCGGTCATTGCGATCGAGGCGATTGAACACGCAGTTCCATTAGCTGAGGCCTTAGTTGCCGGCGGAATCGTCAATCTCGAGGTAACACTGCGAACTCAGTATGGAATCGACGCGATACGACTGATCAGTGAGCAGGTGCCGGGCGCCAATGTGGGTGTTGGCACTGTTTGCTCGGCCGGTGAATTCGATGCGGCAGTTGATGCTGGCGCCTCTTTCGTCGTGTCGCCAGGCCAGTCGGACGAATTATTCGAGCGTGCCCTGCTGACTGATGTACCTTTCTTACCAGGTGCGGTTACCGCCACCGAGGTAATGGCCGCAAAGTCGGCCGGCTTCACTATTTTGAAGTTTTTTCCTGCGGGAACATCGGGCGGTGCAGCTGCGATCAAGGCGTTTAGTGGCCCGTTTGCCGATATTCAGTTCGTACCAACCGGCGGCATTAAACCCGAAAACGCACATGAATATCTTTCGCTCTCCAATGTGAGAGCTGTTGGTGGCACTTGGTTAACGCCAACTGACCTTATAAAAGATGGTCGCTGGGACGAGATTGAAGCCATTGCTCGTCAGGCGTCATCACTAAACGTATAG
- a CDS encoding glucokinase (PFAM: Glucokinase~TIGRFAM: glucokinase, proteobacterial type) gives MTSANSDTASSHYLVGDIGGTNARFAFVEPGSETPTPLAKYRVADFANFEKVLEQLIGDWRNQGLPESGPSHTCLAVAAPPHLKTISFTNSPWRFDRALLSQHLGDSHIEIINDFAAVARALPALTAGDVEQIGAGESQPNKPMVSIGPGTGTGVATVVFDEHGKPVILEGEGGHVDFAPITDMEFEVLKHLRARFGRVSIERLLCGAGIVNIYQALAAIRGQHAEFEIPGDIGAAAQKDNPLASEAMAMFFAVLGSSAGNLALTSGAMGGVFIAGGIAPRYIDLLRRSDFRARFLAKGRFADYTTNIGTYVITHEDPGLLGAALWLGG, from the coding sequence ATGACGAGTGCAAATTCAGACACAGCGAGTAGCCACTACCTTGTCGGTGACATCGGCGGGACAAATGCGCGTTTTGCCTTTGTAGAGCCCGGCTCAGAGACGCCAACACCACTGGCCAAATATCGCGTCGCTGATTTTGCTAACTTCGAAAAAGTGCTGGAGCAACTTATTGGTGACTGGCGAAATCAGGGATTACCTGAATCAGGTCCTTCGCATACCTGCCTTGCCGTTGCCGCACCGCCCCATTTGAAAACCATTAGCTTCACGAACAGTCCGTGGCGATTTGATCGTGCGCTGCTAAGCCAACACCTAGGCGACTCGCACATTGAAATCATCAACGATTTTGCCGCCGTAGCCCGAGCGCTGCCTGCGCTTACCGCGGGCGATGTGGAGCAAATTGGTGCCGGCGAATCACAGCCTAACAAGCCCATGGTCTCTATTGGACCGGGTACGGGCACGGGTGTTGCCACTGTCGTCTTCGATGAGCACGGCAAACCCGTCATTTTAGAAGGTGAAGGTGGGCATGTAGATTTTGCACCGATCACAGACATGGAATTTGAGGTGCTCAAGCATTTGCGCGCGCGCTTCGGTCGCGTGTCTATCGAGCGACTGTTGTGTGGAGCGGGTATCGTCAATATTTACCAGGCGCTCGCCGCCATTAGAGGCCAACACGCAGAATTCGAAATACCCGGGGATATAGGCGCTGCCGCACAGAAGGACAACCCACTAGCCAGTGAAGCAATGGCCATGTTTTTTGCGGTGCTGGGATCCTCAGCTGGAAATCTTGCACTTACATCAGGGGCCATGGGAGGCGTCTTTATTGCAGGTGGTATCGCACCGCGATATATCGACCTACTTCGCCGCAGCGATTTTCGCGCTCGCTTCCTCGCAAAAGGCCGTTTCGCCGACTACACAACCAACATCGGCACATATGTCATAACTCATGAAGATCCAGGGCTGCTTGGTGCAGCGCTTTGGCTGGGGGGATAA
- a CDS encoding 6-phosphogluconate dehydratase (PFAM: Dehydratase family~TIGRFAM: 6-phosphogluconate dehydratase): MHAEILRVTRTIEDRSKNLRDDYLSDIEAMRTGAPDRKQLSCGNLAHGMAACSSDDKSVIKLMDSANIAIVTAHNDMLSAHEPYKDYPERIKAAVRKMGSTAQIAGGVPAMCDGVTQGQPGMELSLFSRDIIAQATAVSLSHQMFDAALLLGVCDKIIPGLLIGALQFGHLPVMTVPAGPMTSGLPNKEKVRIRQLFAEGKIGRDELLEAESQSYHSPGTCTFYGTANSNQVMVEAMGLQLPGSSFVNPGTPLRDALTEFAAEHVTRITAQSRDYRPMADVVDARALVNALVALLASGGSTNHCIHLIAIARAAGYRMNWSDFDAISAITPLIARVYPNGSADVNHFHAAGGTGTLFTALLDAGLMHGDAKTCFGENFGDFAQEPVLSGDKIEWRSAAKSSLDPEILTTPATPFAANGGVKLLEGNLGRSVIKTSAVEEQHYVVEAPAVVIDDQDDLKPLFEAGELDKDCIVVVRFQGPAANGMPELHKLTPMLGVLQDRGHKVALVTDGRMSGASGKVPAAIHLVPEASKGGLLAKIQNGDVIRLDATTGELSAKVEDSVLASRVDAAAPGVPGTIGRQIFANNRNAVSSAEEGASSLFS; the protein is encoded by the coding sequence ATGCACGCTGAAATTTTGCGGGTAACGCGCACCATCGAGGATCGCAGCAAGAACCTACGTGACGACTACTTGAGCGACATTGAAGCAATGCGCACAGGCGCGCCAGATCGCAAGCAATTGAGTTGCGGTAACCTTGCTCATGGCATGGCTGCTTGCTCTAGCGACGATAAGTCTGTGATCAAACTCATGGACTCAGCTAACATCGCCATCGTGACAGCGCATAACGACATGTTATCGGCGCACGAGCCCTACAAAGACTACCCAGAGCGCATCAAAGCCGCGGTTCGCAAAATGGGCAGCACGGCACAAATTGCGGGCGGCGTTCCTGCCATGTGTGATGGCGTTACTCAAGGCCAGCCAGGCATGGAGCTGAGTCTCTTTAGCCGCGACATCATTGCCCAAGCGACAGCCGTGTCGCTCTCACACCAGATGTTCGACGCAGCGCTTCTCTTGGGTGTCTGCGACAAGATTATTCCCGGCCTCCTGATCGGTGCGCTGCAATTTGGGCATCTGCCTGTAATGACAGTACCTGCGGGCCCCATGACATCCGGGCTACCAAACAAAGAGAAAGTTCGTATTCGTCAGCTTTTTGCTGAAGGTAAGATTGGTCGCGACGAGCTACTCGAAGCCGAGAGTCAGTCTTACCACTCTCCCGGCACCTGCACGTTTTATGGCACGGCCAACAGTAACCAAGTCATGGTGGAAGCCATGGGCTTGCAGTTACCAGGTAGTTCGTTTGTTAACCCAGGCACACCACTGCGCGACGCACTGACCGAATTTGCTGCCGAGCACGTGACACGCATCACTGCACAAAGCCGAGACTATCGTCCAATGGCAGACGTCGTGGACGCACGCGCACTGGTCAATGCGCTTGTTGCGCTGCTCGCCTCAGGTGGCTCAACGAATCACTGTATTCACTTGATCGCGATCGCACGCGCGGCGGGCTATCGCATGAACTGGTCCGACTTCGACGCGATTTCGGCCATTACGCCTCTTATCGCACGGGTCTACCCCAACGGCTCTGCTGACGTGAATCACTTCCACGCGGCAGGCGGCACAGGCACTTTGTTTACCGCGCTCTTAGATGCCGGGCTCATGCATGGCGACGCGAAAACCTGCTTTGGCGAAAACTTCGGCGACTTCGCACAGGAGCCGGTGCTTTCTGGCGATAAGATCGAATGGCGATCCGCGGCAAAGTCGAGTCTCGACCCTGAGATTTTGACCACGCCAGCGACCCCTTTCGCGGCAAATGGCGGTGTAAAGCTGCTCGAAGGCAACCTCGGACGAAGTGTGATCAAAACGTCAGCGGTGGAGGAGCAACACTATGTTGTCGAGGCCCCTGCCGTGGTAATCGACGATCAAGACGATCTCAAGCCTCTTTTTGAGGCGGGTGAACTCGACAAAGATTGCATTGTCGTGGTGCGCTTTCAGGGCCCAGCGGCAAATGGCATGCCCGAGCTTCATAAACTGACGCCAATGCTTGGCGTGTTGCAAGACCGAGGGCACAAGGTGGCGCTCGTAACAGATGGCCGCATGAGTGGCGCCTCGGGTAAAGTTCCAGCAGCTATTCACTTGGTTCCTGAAGCTTCCAAGGGCGGTCTATTGGCTAAAATACAAAATGGTGACGTGATCCGTCTCGACGCAACCACGGGTGAGTTGTCTGCCAAAGTTGAGGATAGCGTGCTGGCATCGCGTGTTGATGCGGCGGCACCAGGTGTTCCGGGAACGATTGGCCGCCAGATTTTTGCAAATAACCGCAACGCCGTGAGCAGTGCGGAGGAAGGAGCATCATCGCTCTTTAGCTGA
- a CDS encoding transcriptional regulator/sugar kinase (PFAM: ROK family), with translation MTLPTIAAIEAGGTKFVISVCRGDQLEERIIVPTADPETTLSSVVDAINQKLQGDTLSAVGIASFGPIEIDPTSTTFGTIGETPKEGWAGVNLREYFQRTFNCPVGIESDVNGAALAEAAWDIDRPINHLAYVTVGTGIGVGIVHSGMISNGTSHPEIGHIRVPRYAEDVAFAGVCPFHGDCLEGLASGPAIFERWRATLSDLDQEHEAHDIEAFYLGQLAANIALHHRPEKIIFGGGVSQTAGLIPRIRKECQSALGGYLPALDSPDATTSLILPPRLGTASGIRGAYMLGKAVMG, from the coding sequence ATGACACTACCGACCATTGCAGCCATTGAAGCGGGCGGTACGAAATTTGTCATCTCGGTCTGCCGAGGTGATCAACTTGAGGAACGCATCATCGTTCCTACTGCCGACCCAGAAACCACACTCTCATCTGTAGTCGACGCTATTAATCAAAAGTTACAGGGAGATACACTGAGCGCGGTCGGCATCGCGAGCTTTGGCCCCATTGAAATTGATCCCACCAGCACCACATTTGGCACGATAGGCGAGACGCCAAAAGAGGGCTGGGCCGGTGTTAATTTGCGCGAGTACTTCCAGCGCACGTTTAACTGTCCAGTCGGCATTGAGTCAGATGTAAATGGCGCGGCACTCGCGGAAGCTGCTTGGGATATTGATAGGCCAATCAACCATCTCGCGTATGTCACGGTTGGCACCGGCATTGGCGTGGGCATCGTGCACAGCGGCATGATCAGTAATGGCACCTCACACCCCGAAATTGGTCATATCCGTGTTCCACGATATGCAGAGGATGTCGCCTTTGCCGGGGTTTGCCCTTTTCATGGCGACTGCCTAGAGGGCCTTGCATCGGGACCTGCGATTTTTGAACGATGGCGGGCGACGCTTTCAGACCTTGATCAAGAACACGAGGCTCATGACATCGAGGCCTTTTACCTTGGTCAGCTTGCAGCAAACATCGCTCTTCATCATCGGCCTGAAAAAATTATCTTTGGTGGTGGTGTCAGTCAAACCGCAGGTTTGATTCCTCGAATCCGAAAAGAATGCCAATCAGCGCTAGGGGGCTATCTGCCAGCTCTAGACTCACCTGACGCTACTACCTCGCTCATCCTACCACCGCGTCTTGGCACAGCCTCGGGTATTCGAGGTGCTTACATGTTGGGTAAGGCCGTAATGGGTTAA
- a CDS encoding MAPEG family (PFAM: MAPEG family): MESVNPILGAAAVLGLWSVLMFFIYAVRLMGTGAKVGDLPAGFRGPDAEAETPDKVKWTRHNYEHLMEQPTVFYAMVIILAMAGDTSAASCYAAWTFAIARILHSLWQMQVNTIPVRFALFAISHIALLMLAVHAVMFTVQL, from the coding sequence ATGGAATCAGTTAATCCTATTTTGGGTGCCGCAGCGGTGCTTGGCCTTTGGTCGGTTCTGATGTTCTTTATCTACGCAGTGAGATTGATGGGTACAGGCGCAAAAGTTGGTGACCTCCCCGCAGGTTTTAGAGGGCCAGACGCCGAGGCTGAAACACCCGACAAAGTGAAGTGGACGCGCCACAACTACGAACACCTGATGGAGCAGCCCACTGTCTTTTACGCCATGGTCATCATCCTAGCGATGGCGGGTGATACCTCAGCCGCCTCTTGCTACGCAGCATGGACCTTCGCGATCGCACGCATTCTCCACAGCTTATGGCAAATGCAGGTCAATACGATCCCCGTTCGCTTTGCGCTGTTTGCAATCTCACACATTGCACTACTGATGCTCGCGGTCCATGCGGTGATGTTTACCGTCCAGCTCTAA